A genomic segment from Macrobrachium rosenbergii isolate ZJJX-2024 chromosome 58, ASM4041242v1, whole genome shotgun sequence encodes:
- the LOC136837226 gene encoding LOW QUALITY PROTEIN: protein white-like (The sequence of the model RefSeq protein was modified relative to this genomic sequence to represent the inferred CDS: inserted 1 base in 1 codon), translating to MVQTLLYSYLKTKGEYHKDHWRTEVLADTKVHQCVCQHNMAAEAISETSLEVTGEPEPITYSWNNINVFYTPPAVSKGSXRKSESLPGEISILKDVTGICRPGELLAIMGSSGAGKTTLLNVLNHRNTQALRVTGDLFVNGERVDPEALTGCSAYVQQDDMFLGSLTVREQLIFQALLRMDKFCTYTERIKRVDEVILELGLFKCQNTLIGVPGKTKSISGGEMKRLSFGCELLTNPSLLFCDEPTSGLDSFMAQNVVAVMKQMAEKGKTVITTIHQPSSEVFGMFDRLLLMAEGRVAFLGEVDEALAFFRGLKLPCPDKFNPSDFFIDQLSVEPGNETHDKVRIRRICDSFADSKSFLEIQEAAKLNQEVHEEYPWSRKRSGDKSPYKASWCSQFSAVLWRAWLEVIREPFLIRVRFFQLMAIAILVGFIYMKQSLDQIGVHNINGALFLLITNMTFQNCTAVINTFCAQKHLFLREHLNGMYRTDVYFLAKNLVEWPFFTVYSMMYTSIVYFLIGLNPDLERFFMCVLISVLTSWTAVSFGHLLSCLSSSVNMALTLMAPLLMPLMLFGGFFLNTRSTPVYLHGLKYLSWFHYGNEALVLNQWTGVTNITCSTGETCYADGEAVITRMGYNDSNIIQSLVGLVCLIVGFRLLAYFFLLLKTRRSKTH from the exons TGCGTGTGCCAGCACAACATGGCGGCAGAGGCCATCAGTGAGACATCTTTGGAGGTCACGGGTGAACCGGAGCCGATCACATACTCGTGGAACAATATTAACGTATTCTATACGCCACCGGCCGTGTCAAAGGGCT TTAGAAAGTCTGAGTCTTTACCCGGAGAGATTAGCATCTTGAAGGATG TGACCGGTATCTGTCGCCCTGGTGAGCTGCTCGCCATTATGGGGTCGTCAGGAGCTGGCAAGACGACGCTGCTCAACGTCCTCAATCACCGGAACACGCAGGCGCTGAGGGTCACAGGAGATTTGTTTGTCAATGGAGAACGAGTCGACCCCGAGGCCCTGACGGGCTGCTCAGCATACGTCCAACAAGACGACATGTTCCTGGGCTCACTCACGGTTCGTGAGCAACTCATCTTTCAG GCACTCCTAAGAATGGACAAGTTCTGCACCTACACCGAAAGGATAAAGCGAGTCGATGAAGTCATTTTAGAG CTTGGGCTATTCAAGTGCCAAAACACGCTGATTGGCGTCCCGGGAAAAACCAAGAGTATATCCGGAGGCGAAATGAAGCGTCTCTCCTTCGGCTGTGAG CTGCTGACGAACCCTTCGCTGTTGTTCTGCGACGAGCCCACCTCCGGCCTCGACTCCTTCATGGCGCAGAACGTGGTGGCCGTGATGAAACAAATGGCCGAGAAGGGCAAGACGGTCATCACCACAATCCATCAGCCAAGCTCCGAAGTCTTCGGCATGTTTGACAGGCTCCTTCTCATGGCCGAAGGCCGCGTGGCCTTCCTCGGGGAGGTGGATGAAGCCCTTGCCTTCTTCAGGGG ACTGAAGTTGCCTTGCCCCGACAAGTTCAACCCATCCGATTTCTTCATTGACCAACTGTCCGTCGAGCCCGGCAATGAAACGCACGACAAAGTCCGGATTAGGAGAATCTGCGACTCCTTTGCTGACAGCAAGAGCTTTTTAGAAATTCAGGAGGCGGCGAAATTGAACCAAGAAGTGCACGAG GAGTATCCGTGGAGCAGAAAAAGGTCGGGTGATAAATCCCCTTACAAAGCCTCCTGGTGTTCACAGTTCAGTGCTGTCCTCTGGAGAGCCTGGTTGGAAGTCATCCGAGAACCTTTCCTCATAAGAGTTCGGTTTTTTCAGTTAATG GCCATCGCTATTCTAGTTGGCTTCATCTACATGAAGCAGAGCCTAGACCAAATAGGAGTTCACAACATTAACggtgctttgtttttacttataacGAATATGACATTCCAGAACTGCACTGCCGTTATAAAC ACCTTCTGCGCTCAGAAACATCTCTTCTTGCGGGAGCACCTCAACGGCATGTACAGAACTGATGTTTATTTCCTGGCGAAAAATCTCGTGGAGTGGCCGTTTTTCACAGTGTACTCCATGATGTACACTTCCATCGTCTATTTTCTCATCGGCTTGAATCCAGACCTGGAGAGATTCTTCATGTGTGTTCTCATCTCTGTTCTGACCTCGTGGACGGCTGTTTCTTTCG GTCACTTGTTGTCGTGCTTATCCTCCAGCGTCAACATGGCTCTCACCCTAATGGCGCCTCTCCTCATGCCACTTATGCTCTTTGGTGGCTTTTTCCTTAATACGAG ATCGACGCCAGTCTACCTGCATGGCCTCAAGTACCTGTCGTGGTTCCACTACGGCAACGAAGCGTTAGTACTGAACCAGTGGACGGGCGTCACCAACATCACCTGCAGCACCGGCGAGACTTGTTACGCCGACGGTGAAGCCGTTATCACGCGGATGGGTTACAACGATTCGAACATCATCCAAAGCCTGGTTGGACTCGTTTGTCTGATTGTTGGTTTCCGTTTGCTGGCGTACTTCTTCTTGCTCTTGAAGACGAGAAGAAGTAAAACTCATTAG